A stretch of the Aegilops tauschii subsp. strangulata cultivar AL8/78 chromosome 4, Aet v6.0, whole genome shotgun sequence genome encodes the following:
- the LOC141021447 gene encoding uncharacterized protein — protein MNMLGEDPPHNVKLQQAGGGVRRLWDVELVIEEGHMYLCRGWDKFYSAYDLRTEYFLLFRYDDDATMLIVKVFNTTMCRMRYADDEDASNGSSSSDTGYSQSSSDSGFSESSSDSGSSKDSKKDDPDWSGGKEEQSGDEELQDDDGHQAEDDLALVVADQGQEMVVADHGQEMVVADHGQEMVVAEDDLAMVVPVLPEGGLAMVVVPDNDHAPVVAPAIPQLGDMTTPIVVEDYIPQLPPPPRRSWRIRLRKEKEKNNEN, from the exons atgaacatgctgggtgaagatccgccacataatgtgaagctccaacaggccggcggcggggttcgcaggctgtgggacgtggagttggtgatcgaggagggccacatgtacctgtgccgtggctgggacaagttctacagtgcctacgacctgcggaccgagtactttcttctcttcaggtacgacgatgacgccacaatgctcatcgtgaaggttttcaacacgactatgtgtcgcatgcgctacgctgacgacgaagatgcca gcaatgggagcagcagcagcgacactggctacagccaaagcagcagcgattctggctttagcgaaagcagcagcgattctggcagcagcaaagacagcaagaaggatgatccggactggagtgggggaaaagaggagcagagtggggatgaggagctgcaggatgacgatgggcatcaggctgaggatgacctagcgctggtggtggctgaccaagggcaagagatggtggtggctgaccatgggcaagagatggtggtggctgaccatgggcaagagatggtggtggctgaggatgacctagcgatggtcgtgcccgtcctgcctgaaggtggcctcgcgatggtggtggtgcctgacaatgaccacgcaccggtggtggcgccggcgatcccacagctgggcgacatgaccacgccaattgtggtagaagactacatcccacagctacctccaccgcctcgccgctcttggcgcatcaggctgaggaaggagaaggagaagaacaatgagaactga
- the LOC109759333 gene encoding 2-methyl-6-phytyl-1,4-hydroquinone methyltransferase 2, chloroplastic, whose product MGSTKPLRLIQHKKEALWFYSFISFGYDHVFNPGQYTEDMRDISLEHARLHSRALKVVDVGGGTGFTTLGVVRYVDPENVTLLDQSPHQLDKARKKKALRGIKIMEGDAEDLPFPTDTFDRYVSAGSIEYWPDPQRGIREAYRVLSADGVACMIGPVRPTFWLSRFFADMWMLFPTEEEYIEWFERAGFKDVELTRIGPKWYRGARRHGLVIGCCVTGIKTQSGDSPLQLGPKAEDVSKPHVNPIFVFFRFLIGTICATYFFLVPIYMWIKDKIVPQGRPI is encoded by the exons ATGGGTTCCACCAAGCCACTCCGGCTGATCCAGCACAAGAAGGAGGCCCTCTGGTTCTACAGCTTCATCTCCTTCGGCTACGACCATGTGTTCAACCCAGGCCAGTACACCGAGGACATGCGCGACATCTCCCTGGAGCATGCCCGCCTCCATAGCCGCGCCCTCAAGGTGGTCGACGTCGGTGGTGGCACTGGCTTCACCACGCTCGGCGTCGTCCGGTATGTCGACCCCGAGAACGTGACGCTGCTCGACCAGTCGCCGCACCAACTCGACAAGGCCAGAAAGAAGAAGGCCCTCAGGGGCATCAAGATCATGGAGGGTGACGCCGAGGACCTCCCCTTCCCCACCGACACCTTCGACCGATACGTCTCCGCTGGCAG CATTGAGTATTGGCCTGATCCGCAGCGGGGGATCAGGGAGGCCTACAGGGTCTTGAGTGCGGACGGCGTGGCTTGTATGATAGGCCCCGTTCGCCCGACGTTCTGGCTATCTCGCTTCTTCGCTGACATGTGGATGCTCTTCCCCACGGAGGAAGAGTACATTGAGTGGTTCGAGAGGGCCGGGTTCAAGGATGTCGAGCTCACCAGAATCGGGCCAAAGTGGTACCGCGGTGCCCGTAGGCATGGCCTGGTCATAGGGTGCTGTGTCACAGGCATCAAGACACAAAGCGGAGACTCCCCCTTGCAG CTTGGTCCGAAGGCTGAGGATGTTAGCAAGCCACATGTGAACCCCATATTCGTCTTCTTTCGGTTCCTCATTGGGACAATATGCGCCACATACTTCTTCCTAGTGCCCATTTACATGTGGATCAAGGACAAGATTGTGCCCCAAGGCCGGCCTATCTAA